The Aeromicrobium senzhongii genome includes a window with the following:
- the arc gene encoding proteasome ATPase yields the protein MNGNEHTDRFIEARLADVESRLANTAAQNERLTSTLREARDQIVALKEEVDRLAQPPTGFGTFLKRNDDDSVDVMTGGRKLRVNVSPAVDKDSLRKGQEVILNEAMNVVAALEFEQIGEVVMLKELMADGDRALVLGNADEEKVVRLADTLADERLRAGDSLLLDSRAGYVYERIPKSEVEELVLEEVPDIDYTSIGGLGNQVEIIKDAVELPYLYPEIFIEHELKPPKGILLYGPPGCGKTMIAKAVAASLAKKVSERTGEEGRSYFLNIKGPELLNKYVGETERHIRLVFQRAREKANEGTPVIVFFDEMDSLFRTRGSGVSSDVENTIVPQLLSEIDGVEGLENVLVIGASNREDMIDPAILRPGRLDVKIKIERPDAEAARDIFSKYLTTTLPLHEDDLREWGGDRQACVHAMIQRTVERMYTESEENQFLEVTYAGGDKEILYFKDFNSGAMIQNIVDRAKKMAIKDLLDHGSKGLRVQHMLQACVDEFKENEDLPNTTNPDDWARISGKKGERIVFIRTLITGKGGNEPGRSIDTVANTGQYL from the coding sequence ATGAACGGCAATGAGCACACCGATCGGTTCATCGAGGCCCGCCTTGCGGACGTCGAGTCCCGGCTCGCCAACACGGCCGCGCAGAACGAGCGGCTCACCTCCACGCTGCGAGAGGCGCGCGACCAGATCGTCGCCCTCAAGGAGGAGGTGGACCGGCTCGCCCAGCCGCCCACCGGGTTCGGTACGTTCCTGAAGCGCAACGACGACGACTCCGTCGACGTGATGACCGGCGGCCGCAAGCTGCGCGTCAACGTCAGCCCTGCGGTCGACAAGGACTCGCTGCGCAAGGGCCAGGAGGTCATCCTCAACGAGGCCATGAACGTCGTCGCGGCGCTCGAGTTCGAGCAGATCGGCGAGGTCGTCATGCTCAAGGAGCTGATGGCCGACGGCGACCGTGCGCTCGTCCTGGGCAACGCCGACGAGGAGAAGGTCGTGCGTCTCGCCGACACCCTCGCGGACGAGCGGCTCCGCGCCGGCGACTCGCTGCTGCTGGACAGCCGCGCGGGCTACGTCTACGAGCGCATCCCCAAGTCCGAGGTCGAGGAGCTGGTCCTCGAAGAGGTGCCGGACATCGACTACACGAGCATCGGCGGCCTGGGCAACCAGGTCGAGATCATCAAGGACGCCGTCGAGCTGCCGTACCTGTACCCCGAGATCTTCATCGAGCACGAGCTGAAGCCGCCGAAGGGCATCTTGCTCTACGGGCCTCCCGGCTGCGGCAAGACGATGATCGCCAAGGCCGTCGCCGCGAGCCTGGCCAAGAAGGTCAGCGAGCGGACGGGGGAGGAGGGACGCTCCTACTTCCTCAACATCAAGGGCCCCGAGTTGCTCAACAAGTACGTCGGCGAGACCGAGCGGCACATCCGCCTGGTGTTCCAGCGGGCTCGGGAGAAGGCCAACGAGGGCACACCGGTCATCGTGTTCTTCGACGAGATGGACTCCTTGTTCCGCACCCGCGGGTCCGGCGTCTCCTCCGACGTCGAGAACACGATCGTCCCGCAGTTGCTCAGTGAGATCGACGGCGTCGAGGGTCTCGAGAACGTGCTGGTCATCGGCGCCTCGAACCGTGAGGACATGATCGATCCGGCCATCCTGCGACCCGGGCGCCTCGACGTGAAGATCAAGATCGAGCGCCCCGACGCCGAGGCCGCCCGCGACATCTTCAGCAAGTACCTGACCACGACGCTGCCGCTGCACGAGGACGATCTGCGCGAGTGGGGCGGCGACCGCCAGGCCTGCGTCCACGCCATGATCCAGCGCACCGTCGAGCGGATGTACACCGAGAGCGAGGAGAACCAGTTCCTCGAGGTCACCTACGCCGGCGGTGACAAGGAGATCTTGTACTTCAAGGACTTCAACTCCGGCGCGATGATCCAGAACATCGTCGACCGCGCGAAGAAGATGGCGATCAAGGACCTGCTCGACCACGGCAGCAAGGGGCTGCGGGTCCAGCACATGCTGCAGGCGTGCGTCGATGAGTTCAAGGAGAACGAGGACCTGCCCAACACGACCAATCCGGACGACTGGGCACGGATCTCGGGCAAGAAGGGCGAACGGATCGTCTTCATCCGCACCCTCATCACGGGCAAGGGTGGCAACGAGCCGGGTCGTTCGATCGACACCGTCGCGAACACGGGACAGTACCTCTGA
- a CDS encoding GNAT family N-acetyltransferase, with amino-acid sequence MKLTELVQAEYVRRYSSEVGDASPMDPSEFDHPNGIFFIGYVDEVPVAMGGWRRGGPHGETDGEIKRMFVLDSHRGQGLSRQVLDELERSAARQGVSRLVLETGTEQPEAIALYRSAGYVDVDPFGYYAGYDDSVHLGKFL; translated from the coding sequence GTGAAGCTCACCGAGCTGGTCCAGGCCGAGTACGTCCGGCGCTACTCCAGCGAGGTGGGCGACGCCTCGCCCATGGACCCGTCCGAGTTCGATCACCCCAACGGGATCTTCTTCATCGGCTACGTCGACGAGGTGCCGGTGGCGATGGGCGGCTGGCGGCGCGGTGGACCCCACGGCGAGACCGACGGCGAGATCAAGCGGATGTTCGTCCTGGACTCCCATCGTGGTCAGGGCCTGTCGCGTCAGGTCCTCGACGAGCTCGAGCGCAGCGCCGCCCGCCAGGGTGTCTCGCGGTTGGTCCTCGAGACCGGCACCGAGCAGCCCGAGGCGATCGCGCTGTACCGGTCGGCGGGCTACGTGGACGTCGATCCCTTCGGCTACTACGCCGGCTACGACGACTCCGTCCATCTCGGGAAGTTCCTCTGA
- a CDS encoding HAD family hydrolase, whose product MNSPSKHPKAVLWDMDGTLVDTEPMWIAGEHQLAEDHGAVWTEEDSLHLVGSDLLVAARYIKERIGGDMTPEDIVDFLGGRVATALREQQEWRPGARELIEEYRAAGVPQALVTMSYGYIAEPVVDALGFEAVVTGDSVTQGKPHPEPYLKAAELLGVRAEDCIAIEDSRTGAASANAAGCFVIAVPHAVAVPEAPFRAVVPTLAGLTADHLGRLAGLGHE is encoded by the coding sequence ATGAATTCGCCCTCGAAGCACCCGAAAGCCGTCCTGTGGGACATGGACGGCACGCTCGTCGACACCGAGCCGATGTGGATCGCGGGGGAGCACCAGCTCGCCGAGGACCACGGCGCGGTGTGGACCGAGGAGGACTCGCTGCACCTGGTCGGCAGCGACCTGCTGGTGGCGGCGCGCTACATCAAGGAGCGGATCGGCGGTGACATGACGCCGGAGGACATCGTCGACTTCCTGGGCGGTCGCGTGGCCACCGCCCTGCGGGAGCAGCAGGAATGGCGTCCCGGTGCCCGGGAGCTGATCGAGGAGTACCGCGCCGCGGGCGTGCCGCAGGCCCTCGTCACGATGTCGTACGGCTACATCGCCGAACCGGTCGTCGACGCGCTCGGGTTCGAGGCGGTGGTGACGGGCGACTCGGTGACGCAGGGCAAGCCGCACCCCGAGCCGTACCTGAAGGCCGCCGAGCTGCTGGGGGTGCGGGCCGAGGACTGCATCGCCATCGAGGACTCGCGCACCGGTGCCGCGTCGGCCAACGCCGCGGGCTGCTTCGTGATCGCGGTGCCGCACGCCGTCGCCGTCCCCGAGGCACCGTTCCGGGCGGTCGTCCCGACCCTGGCCGGACTGACGGCGGACCACCTGGGGCGACTGGCCGGGCTCGGTCACGAATGA
- a CDS encoding ubiquitin-like protein Pup has product MAEQQHRSTRKSDVDDEQVEAPEVDTERKEKLDDDVDSILDEIDDVLEENAEEFVRSFVQKGGQ; this is encoded by the coding sequence ATGGCCGAGCAACAGCACCGGAGCACGCGCAAGAGCGACGTCGACGACGAGCAGGTCGAGGCGCCCGAGGTCGACACCGAGCGCAAGGAGAAGCTCGACGACGACGTCGACTCCATCCTCGACGAGATCGACGACGTCCTCGAGGAGAACGCGGAGGAGTTCGTCCGCAGCTTCGTCCAGAAGGGCGGCCAGTGA
- a CDS encoding site-specific integrase, translating to MLGLRWGDIDVAKWQLRIERALHYDETLPRGERYVIGPVKGGRPRTITFDATCEHLLQAWRRELPGLLTGDGNVTPLHGLRSGDPVFPSRPRRAATQSGLPSRFQRVQKLYREAHPTQDLPTLNVHELRHTHASLLFEAGQSVKVVQERLGHASAQVTLDTGSAGDDRHST from the coding sequence TTGCTCGGTCTGCGGTGGGGCGACATCGACGTCGCCAAGTGGCAGCTGCGCATCGAACGCGCCCTCCACTACGACGAGACCCTGCCCCGCGGCGAGCGCTACGTCATCGGCCCGGTGAAGGGCGGACGGCCCCGCACGATCACCTTCGATGCCACGTGCGAGCACCTGCTCCAAGCCTGGCGCCGCGAGCTGCCCGGCCTGCTCACCGGCGACGGCAACGTGACACCCCTGCACGGCCTTCGCAGCGGTGACCCGGTGTTCCCGTCCCGACCGAGACGCGCGGCGACCCAGTCGGGTCTGCCCTCGCGCTTTCAGAGGGTCCAGAAGCTCTATCGGGAAGCTCACCCAACGCAGGACCTGCCGACGCTGAACGTGCACGAACTGCGCCACACCCACGCGTCGCTGCTGTTCGAGGCCGGCCAATCGGTGAAGGTCGTCCAGGAACGACTGGGCCACGCCAGCGCACAGGTCACTTTGGACACCGGGAGCGCGGGTGACGATCGGCACTCCACTTAG
- a CDS encoding M50 family metallopeptidase, giving the protein MSGGWRIARIAGADIRVRPSLLVMGVILVIVFAPQFDSLGAGPNPYLTSIVFVLSLYVSVFLHELAHLGVARWFGMRVPMVELHLLGGETHIEGDSRNPWQELATSVVGPIASFVVGIAALWGAQATEGATRSVLWSVGFINVLIAIFNMLPGLPLDGGRVLRALIWAVTGSESKGVRVAGWIGRLAALGLVGIAISMMFGEDAFAIGRALLLLAVALFLWQGASYALQQGVALARIGSLSASSLMREDAPPAGAVPISVELSGRDLLLAMAENPSDAYALVDDGGFVVGTLFASTVDRAYREAG; this is encoded by the coding sequence ATGAGTGGTGGCTGGCGCATCGCGCGCATCGCGGGCGCGGACATCCGCGTGCGTCCCTCGTTGCTGGTGATGGGCGTCATCCTGGTGATCGTCTTCGCGCCGCAATTCGACTCCCTGGGGGCCGGGCCGAACCCGTACCTGACCTCCATCGTGTTCGTCCTCAGCCTCTACGTGTCGGTGTTCCTCCACGAGCTCGCGCACCTCGGTGTCGCCCGGTGGTTCGGCATGCGGGTGCCGATGGTCGAGCTGCACCTGCTCGGCGGTGAGACCCACATCGAGGGCGACTCGCGGAACCCCTGGCAGGAGCTGGCGACATCGGTCGTCGGTCCGATCGCCTCGTTCGTCGTGGGCATCGCGGCGCTCTGGGGTGCCCAGGCCACGGAGGGCGCGACGCGCTCGGTGCTGTGGTCGGTGGGCTTCATCAACGTGCTCATCGCGATCTTCAACATGCTCCCGGGCCTGCCCCTGGACGGCGGACGCGTGCTGCGCGCCCTCATCTGGGCCGTCACGGGGAGCGAGTCCAAGGGCGTGCGCGTCGCCGGATGGATCGGCCGCCTGGCCGCCCTCGGACTCGTGGGGATCGCGATCTCGATGATGTTCGGCGAGGACGCGTTCGCGATCGGTCGAGCCCTGTTGCTGCTCGCCGTCGCCCTCTTCCTGTGGCAGGGCGCGTCGTACGCGCTGCAGCAGGGGGTGGCATTGGCCCGGATCGGCTCCTTGTCCGCCTCCTCGCTCATGCGCGAGGATGCGCCGCCGGCCGGTGCCGTCCCGATCTCGGTCGAGCTCTCGGGCCGTGATCTGCTGCTGGCGATGGCCGAGAATCCCTCGGATGCCTATGCGCTCGTCGACGACGGCGGGTTCGTGGTGGGCACCCTCTTCGCGTCCACCGTGGACCGCGCCTATCGTGAGGCTGGATGA
- the prcB gene encoding proteasome subunit beta, with the protein MLDGGFRAVGSSSFTEFLATQAPDLLPNASAGSVSGLDVTHGTTIVAATFDGGVVMGGDRRATMGNVIAQRDIQKVFPTDEFSCVGIAGTAGIAVEMTRLFQVELEHYEKIEGITLSTDGKANRLATLIRGNLGMAMQGLAVVPLFAAYDLEQQCGRIFAFDVTGNKNEERTFHSVGSGSTFARGSLKKLYRAGMSESDAVTAVIQALYDAADDDTATGGPDLTRRIFPLISVITRDGYRAWDESRTAAVADAVIGGRMQSPDGPSAPLT; encoded by the coding sequence ATGCTCGATGGAGGCTTCCGCGCCGTCGGATCCTCCTCGTTCACCGAGTTCCTCGCCACCCAGGCACCCGATCTGCTGCCGAACGCCTCCGCAGGGTCCGTGTCCGGTCTCGACGTCACGCACGGGACGACCATCGTCGCCGCGACGTTCGACGGCGGAGTCGTCATGGGCGGCGACCGCCGCGCCACGATGGGCAACGTCATCGCCCAGCGCGACATCCAGAAGGTCTTCCCGACCGACGAGTTCAGCTGCGTCGGCATCGCCGGCACGGCCGGCATCGCCGTCGAGATGACCCGCCTGTTCCAGGTCGAGCTCGAGCACTACGAGAAGATCGAGGGCATCACGCTCTCGACCGACGGCAAGGCCAACCGGTTGGCGACGCTCATCCGCGGCAACCTCGGCATGGCCATGCAGGGCCTGGCGGTCGTGCCGCTCTTCGCGGCCTACGACCTCGAGCAGCAGTGCGGCCGCATCTTCGCCTTCGACGTCACGGGCAACAAGAACGAGGAGCGCACCTTCCACTCGGTCGGCTCCGGCTCCACGTTCGCCCGCGGCTCGCTGAAGAAGCTGTACCGCGCCGGCATGAGCGAGTCCGACGCCGTCACGGCCGTCATCCAGGCGCTCTACGACGCTGCCGACGACGACACCGCCACGGGCGGCCCCGACCTGACGCGTCGGATCTTCCCCCTGATCTCGGTCATCACGCGCGACGGGTATCGGGCCTGGGACGAGTCCAGGACCGCCGCCGTCGCCGACGCCGTGATCGGCGGCCGCATGCAGTCGCCCGACGGCCCGTCCGCCCCGCTGACCTAG
- the dop gene encoding depupylase/deamidase Dop: protein MSVRRVQGSEVEYGIAVQGQPQANPMVAATHVVNAYAAANGLTRRARWDYEEESPLRDARGFDLGRDVADPSQLTDEDMGLANIILTNGARLYVDHAHPEYSSPEVTNPLDVVRWEKAGELVMARGARLAARVPGVAPIMLYKNNIDNKGAAYGSHENYLMRRDVPFLSIVQQLTPFFVSRNIITGAGRVGQRQDGSVHAFQISQRSDYFEVEVGLETTLKRPIINTRDEPHADPKKYRRLHVIIGDANLSETSIYLKHGTTSLVLAMIEADALPAPLELADPVRALHRISCDPTLRTAVKLADGRTITALELQGHYLEHAKKFVESEGSDGQTDDVLERWESALTRLADDPMNLVRELDWVAKLALLEQYRERDGLDWDNAKLHLIDVQYHDVRPERGLYHRLVAGGRMDRLLDDETIAEAVTEPPHDTRAYFRGRCLQRFAGDIAAASWDSVIFDLPGYDSLQRVPTMEPLKGTAEHVDGLFGQIHSATDLFRAITGR, encoded by the coding sequence GTGAGCGTCCGACGTGTGCAGGGGTCCGAGGTCGAGTACGGGATCGCCGTCCAGGGCCAGCCCCAGGCGAACCCGATGGTCGCTGCGACCCACGTGGTCAACGCCTACGCGGCCGCCAACGGGCTGACCCGCCGGGCACGGTGGGACTACGAGGAGGAGAGCCCGCTGCGCGACGCGCGCGGATTCGACCTCGGCCGCGATGTCGCCGACCCGTCGCAGCTGACCGACGAGGACATGGGCCTGGCCAACATCATCTTGACCAACGGCGCCCGGCTGTACGTCGATCACGCCCACCCGGAGTACTCGAGTCCCGAGGTCACGAACCCGCTCGACGTCGTCCGGTGGGAGAAGGCCGGAGAGCTGGTCATGGCCCGTGGCGCCCGGTTGGCGGCGCGGGTTCCCGGCGTCGCGCCGATCATGCTCTACAAGAACAACATCGACAACAAGGGCGCGGCCTACGGCTCCCACGAGAACTACCTGATGCGTCGGGACGTGCCGTTCCTGTCGATCGTGCAGCAGCTGACCCCGTTCTTCGTCAGCCGCAACATCATCACCGGCGCGGGCCGGGTGGGCCAGCGCCAGGACGGCAGCGTCCACGCGTTCCAGATCAGCCAGCGGTCGGACTACTTCGAGGTCGAGGTCGGCCTCGAGACCACGCTCAAGCGCCCGATCATCAACACGCGCGACGAGCCGCACGCCGATCCCAAGAAGTACCGCCGCCTGCACGTCATCATCGGCGACGCGAACCTGTCCGAGACGTCGATCTACCTCAAGCACGGCACGACCTCACTGGTCCTGGCGATGATCGAGGCCGATGCGCTGCCGGCGCCGCTCGAGCTGGCCGACCCCGTCCGTGCGCTGCACCGGATCTCCTGCGATCCGACGCTGCGGACCGCGGTCAAGCTGGCCGACGGCCGCACGATCACCGCGCTGGAGCTGCAGGGGCACTACCTCGAGCACGCGAAGAAGTTCGTCGAGTCCGAGGGCAGCGACGGGCAGACCGACGACGTCCTCGAGCGGTGGGAGTCGGCGCTGACCCGGCTGGCCGACGATCCGATGAACCTCGTCCGCGAGCTCGACTGGGTGGCCAAATTGGCGCTGCTGGAGCAGTACCGCGAGCGTGACGGGCTGGACTGGGACAACGCCAAGCTCCACCTCATCGACGTGCAGTACCACGACGTGCGGCCCGAGCGAGGGCTCTACCACCGGCTCGTGGCCGGGGGACGCATGGACCGACTCCTCGACGACGAGACGATCGCCGAGGCCGTCACCGAGCCGCCCCACGACACGCGGGCCTATTTCCGGGGCCGGTGCCTGCAGCGGTTCGCCGGCGACATCGCCGCCGCCTCCTGGGACTCGGTCATCTTCGACCTGCCGGGATACGACTCGCTGCAGCGGGTCCCGACCATGGAGCCGCTCAAGGGCACGGCCGAGCATGTCGACGGTTTGTTCGGCCAAATCCATTCGGCCACAGACCTCTTCCGGGCCATCACGGGTCGCTAG
- a CDS encoding tRNA (adenine-N1)-methyltransferase, with the protein MNLQRTGPFVEGEWIRLSDPKGRKHNIQLVAGKEFSTKKGQIRHDDIIGRPEGIVVETSLEFPYQVFRPLLFEYVVSMPRGAAIIYPKDAAQILVQADIFPGARVIEAGAGSGSLTTYLLRAIGPEGHLESHELREDFAETARKNVELALGGAPDTWSLTVGDLRDAADGPEVDRIILDMVDPWTCIPLALNRLVPGGIVCGYVATTTQLSRFVETLRESAGFTEPHAFETLVRDWHLEGLAVRPNHKMNGHTAFLVTARRLAPGQRPMPKTRRPAPGAYGPDYVGPRPADV; encoded by the coding sequence ATGAATCTTCAACGCACGGGCCCGTTCGTCGAGGGCGAGTGGATCCGCCTGTCCGACCCCAAGGGCCGTAAGCACAACATCCAACTCGTCGCGGGCAAGGAGTTCAGCACCAAGAAGGGGCAGATCCGCCACGACGACATCATCGGACGCCCCGAGGGGATCGTCGTCGAGACCTCGCTGGAGTTCCCTTACCAGGTGTTCCGGCCCCTTTTGTTCGAGTACGTCGTCTCGATGCCCCGCGGCGCCGCGATCATCTACCCGAAGGACGCCGCCCAGATCCTGGTGCAGGCCGACATCTTCCCCGGCGCCCGCGTCATCGAGGCCGGCGCCGGATCGGGCAGCCTGACCACCTACCTGCTGCGGGCGATCGGCCCCGAGGGTCACCTGGAGTCCCACGAGCTGCGCGAGGACTTCGCCGAGACGGCCCGCAAGAACGTCGAGCTGGCCCTCGGTGGGGCGCCCGACACCTGGTCCCTCACCGTCGGCGACCTGCGTGACGCCGCGGACGGGCCCGAGGTCGATCGCATCATCCTCGACATGGTCGATCCCTGGACCTGCATCCCGCTGGCCCTGAACCGGCTCGTGCCCGGGGGCATCGTCTGTGGCTACGTCGCCACGACCACCCAGCTGTCGCGCTTCGTCGAGACGCTGCGCGAGTCGGCCGGCTTCACCGAGCCGCACGCGTTCGAGACCCTCGTGCGCGACTGGCACCTCGAGGGACTGGCCGTTCGCCCCAACCACAAGATGAACGGGCACACCGCGTTCCTCGTCACCGCACGTCGCCTGGCCCCCGGTCAGCGGCCGATGCCCAAGACGCGTCGCCCCGCGCCGGGCGCCTACGGACCGGACTACGTGGGCCCGCGCCCCGCGGACGTCTGA